One Malaclemys terrapin pileata isolate rMalTer1 chromosome 9, rMalTer1.hap1, whole genome shotgun sequence DNA window includes the following coding sequences:
- the LOC128843791 gene encoding transmembrane protein 47-like: MATGEVRVLRPFKLIALVCLLVALALDVVALLSPAWVTSERGSLSLWEACKRAPDVLHCLITLRTDWQVATLVLILTAATIILLSFLASLVSFCLGTPRQYYRVVAVLLLVAVVLQVCALILYPIKFIDSSMLKSYHEFNWGYGLGWGSAIFMLGAAILYCLRMDVYEDAYY, from the exons ATGGCCACGGGCGAGGTTCGCGTCCTCCGGCCCTTCAAGCTAATCGCCCTCGTCTGCCTGCTGGTCGCCCTGGCGCTGGACGTGGTGGCCCTATTGAGCCCCGCCTGGGTCACTTCGGAGCGTGGCTCGCTGTCGCTGTGGGAGGCGTGTAAACGGGCCCCGGACGTGTTGCACTGCCTCATCACCTTGAGGACAG ACTGGCAAGTGGCTACTCTGGTGTTAATCCTGACGGCAGCCACTATCATCTTGCTGTCGTTCCTTGCCTCCCTGGTTTCCTTCTGCCTAGGCACTCCCAGGCAGTACTACAGAGTTGTTGCTGTTCTCCTCTTGGTTGCAG TGGTTCTGCAAGTGTGTGCCTTGATTCTCTATCCAATCAAATTCATTGATAGCAGCATGCTGAAGAGCTACCACGAGTTCAACTGGGGGTACGGCCTTGGCTGGGGATCCGCTATCTTCATGCTGGGTGCAGCCATCCTATACTGCCTGCGCATGGACGTTTACGAGGACGCCTACTATTAG